DNA sequence from the Blastomonas fulva genome:
GTTCTGGACGATCTCGCCATCGAGCGGCGCGGAAAAATCGAGGATCTGCGTGGCAAAGCTGCCGCCGCGCGGATCGAAGGCGCGCGCGACATAGCCCGGCTGGGGCAGCGCGACGAAGCTGTGGCGCACCACCAACGTCACCTGGCGCGGATCGGGCGCGATGTTGCGCACCTCGGGCCCCGGCGTATCGGTGGCATAGGTCTGCCGCGCCTCGAACTCCAGGTTCAGCGGAAAGGCGCGCACGGCAGCCGGATCGGCGGCGCTCAGCGCATCGACCAGCCGCCAGCCCTTCTCGCCGCTCGAGTTCAGCTGGCCGATGACATTGCGGGTATCGCGCGCCAGAAACGGGGCGATATCGACCAGCAGACGGCCATCGGGGGCATCGATCACGTCCCCCAGCCACAGCATCGATGTCGCAAAGGCATTGGCGGCGGCAGCCTGTTCCGACACCGAGCCTGCGCTGGCACGGAAGCGCGGGTTTTCGAGCTCGAACGAGACCTTTTTGCCCATCCGGCGGACCAGCAGGATCTGCGCCGGACCGGGCTGTGCGCGGTCGAGGCCGATCGGCGCCGAGCCCAGGCCGGTGCGCAGCGCGGTGGTATACAGCATCCGCGTCACCACCCCGTCCGCGCCGGCGGCGGGCAGCGAGAGCAGGATGCGCCCTCCCTTGCGGTCGACATGCACCGGATAGAGCCCGTCGAGCTTTTCCGTCCCCGCATAGGGGCCGGATGCCGACGCCGAGGGCGCGGCATGGGCCTGCGGCGTGGAAAGAGCAGCCGCAAGGCCCAGCGCAAGTGCAAGTGTTCGGTTCATCGGACCCCCAAGGTTTGATCGAAGACTAGGGGCCAAAGCCGTCAGCGGGCAAGCGGCTTTTGGCACCGCCTGCGGTCAGGCACCGGACCGGTGGTGGCCCGGTGCCTGACAGGGTCGGCCTATTGCGGACCTTCGGGAGCCGCGACAGGCTGTTCGGTCGCCGATACCGCCGCAGCGGCAGCGGTGCCGACCACCATCGGCGCAGGCTCGGCGGCCTTGGCGAAGGACAGCGGCACGTCTTCCTGGACGAAGCCGGTGATCGAGCTGCCGGCAGGAATGACGGCGCTGGTGCCGGTGAGGAAGAAGCCTGCGATCGGCAGCAGCACGACGGCGCCGACAACCCCAGCCGTCCCGGTCACGCCCTTGTCGTCGGTGGCGCCCGACAGCCGGATCTGGCGGCCGTTGACGGTGGCATAGAGCATCCGCACCTCGATCGCGCCGGACTTGCCCCACATGCCCTTGTTGCGCACGCTGGTGATCTCGCCGATCGCCGGGCTGCCCACCGGGATGACCGTGACGCCGTTGACCATGACCGGTTCCGACACCTCAAGATTGAAGCGGTCGCCCACCCGCAGCTTCTTGCCCTTGGTGGTCAGTTCGGTGAGCGTCTTGAGCGGAACCGAGGTTCCGGCGCGCAGCGTCGGACGCTGATCGGCCCCGATTGCCAGCGCCTCCTGGGCTGCAACCGGTGCCGAAATCGTTCCGGCGAGCAGCGCTAATGACATGGCATATGCTAAATTTTTCATTAATTTTCCCCTGCGTTTTCAAGTCGCTAGGCGCCGATGCGCTTGGGCGGGACGCCTGTCAAACGGCATTTACGCCATATCGGGGCTATGCCGGTCGGGGCCCAAACCGACCGGCGGAAGGCCCGCACATTCGCGTGCTTTTGATGCCTTTCAAGAATCTGCGTCATGCTGTCTGGCGACGCCCTGGGTTGCGGCACCCAGGGCGCATTCGGCTTGCTCTAGGTCCGCGTTCTCCGGCGCCTGCGGTCGAGCACCAGACCGATTCCCGCCATGAAGCCCAGCAGCAGGATCACGAACACGCCGACCACCACGTTCAGTCCGACCCGGCCGATCGGGAACAGGAAGTTCCATTTGTGGATGAAGCTGAAGATATAGCGCTCGGGCTTCTGCCAGTTCTCGGTGCGGTCGGCGAGGACGCCGGTGGTGGTGTCGACGAACAGTGTCGCGTTCACCGGCGCGCCATAATCGATCCGCCACACCGGCAGGCGCTTGTTGCGGAAATCATAGTCCGGGCCGAAGCGGGTGACGACCTCCATCGACGTGATCGCGCTGTCCGGCGCGCCGCTGAACCCGCGCCCCAGCGCCTTGGCCAGCGCCCTGTCCCCCTGCGGCCAGGGCCTGCCGGTAGCGGCATCGACATAGAGCGCGGGGCCGGTGGGGCTGATCCCGTCGAAGCGCGCGTTGCGGATCGCGGTGTCGCCCATCGGCATCGTGTGTCCTTGATGCGCGCTATGATCGTGCTCGCCTTTGGGCATCGCGTCCCGGGATTGCGCGAGGCCGAGGCGATAGAGTGGTCGGCCATCAGGGGCTTCGACCAGCGACAGGCTGGCAACCTCGAGCCCGGCAGCGACCTCCGCCCAGTCGCGTTCGATCGGGTAGCGCGCATCTGCGACATTCACCGGGGGCGACATCCGCATCTGGCTGGTCGGGCGTTCGAATGCCGACTGCACCAGATGGATGATGCCGCTGATCGAGAACATCAGCAGGGGCAATGCCAGCACATAGCCCATCGCGCGATGCCACCCCTTCGATCCGGGCAGCCGCTTGCCGCGCCGGATCGCAACCAGCAGCAGGATGCCGGTGACCGCCAGCGCGGCAAGGCTGCCGACCATCAGCGTGATGACGACGACGCGCAGCCATTCGAGCTGCGGCGGCACCCATTCCCAGCTGTGCAGCCAGCGGAACACGGTCTGCATACGGGTCTTGGTCACGTTGTTGACCGCAGCGAGGCTTCCCGTTTCGGTGTGGACATACGCCGTCAGCCGATCACCGCCTGCAAAGCGAACCCGCCACACCGGCAGCAGCCGGTTGACCCAGGGATAGTCGGCATCGAACGCGGTCTGGTGGACAATCTCGGCCACTGGGCGCGTGTCCTTGAGGTAGTGCCGCGCGATGAATTTGGCCTGGCGAGGGTCGTATCCTGCCAGCTCCGCCCCGGTGCCAAGTTCAAAATAGCGCCGCGCAGCCATGGGCGTCTGCGTCACCTGCAGCAGGTTGGCGTCCTTGCCGACCACCACCTTGACCGCAGTGGCTTTAGCGATCCCGGCCTTGGCCAGCACCGTTTCCACCGGCTGCGCCGCCGACATATCGACGGCGCGCATCGGCGGCATGAACTCGGCCTGTTGCGGGCCGAACAGCACCATGGCGATATGCGCCATGCCTGACAGCCCCCAGATAAAGAGGCTGATGCCGCCGATCAGCGCCAGCCATTGGTGTTTGCTCATCGACCAGCGTGCGAGCCTGGGACGGTTTGCCATGATGCTGTTCTCCCTTGTCTTTTCGCTCAGAACTGGGCGGTGATGCCGCCATAGATCGCGCGACCGACCCCGGGCGTGTAGATCGCGGCGCGCTCGAGCGACTGGTTGGCGTTGGTGGCGACGTTGGAGATGAACACGGTGTCGAACAGGTTCTCGACCGATCCGAACAATCGCACCCCGGGCAGCACGTCGACCCCCGCGGTCAGCCCGACCAGCTCGTATCCCGGGGCTCGCTCGGTGTTGGCAAAGTCCGCCCAGGGGCCATCGAACACCCAGCGCAGGTTGGCCGAGACGTACCATGAGTCCTTCTGCTCGAACCGCGCTTCGGAGACGAAGAGATAGCGCGGGACGCCGGCGAGCCGGTTGTCGCCATAAGTGACATCATCATCGAAGCGGAAGTCGTTGAACGTGTACGCCGCGCGCAGCGTGAACGCCTGCCCGCGCGCCGCCAGCCGCGCGCGCGCGACGTAGACGTCCAGGCCGAGCTCGATCCCCTGGTGAATGGTCCTGTCGGCATTGTCGGTGAACGACACGAACCCGTTTGTGCCCGGAACGCCGAAGTCGAGAAACTCGTTCTCCACCTCGCTGCGATACAGCGAGATGTCCCAGGCGACGAAGTCCGCCTGCCCCCGGCTGCCGATCTCGTAGGTCGTCGCGCGCTGTTCCGTGAGCGGGGCGAAGGGCCGCGAGCCGCCCGAGGTCAGGTCGGCAAGGCTCGCAGGTTCGAAGCTGCGGTTGATGTTGGCATAGAGCTGCGCAGTATCGCTCAGCGCATAGAGAAGTCCGAAGCGCGGGCTGAACTGCTCGTACTCGCCGCGTCCTGACACTTCGGCGAGGATCGCGTCGACGTCGCGCACCACCTTTACATATTGCCCACCCAGCACCGCTGTCAGGCGCTGGGTCAGGCCGAGGTCGAGCTGGCCGAAGGCGGTGAGGTTGGTGGAATCCTGATCGGATTCGTTGGTCAGCCCGGCGCGCTCACCATTCCGGTTGCGGTGACGGCGGGCGCGGTTGTTGGCCTTGGCGTAGCTGCCGCCCAGCGTCCAGCGGCTGACCGTATCGCCGAGCAGCGTGAACTCGCCCAGCGCGCGCAGCGAAACGCCGAACTCGTCCTCTTTCTGGTCGATGATCCCGGCAAAGCGGGTGATCGCATGGTCGAGCTTGCGCCGGGTGTACCAGCCGCCAATCTCCAGCGTGCTGCTGCCCAAAGTGATCGCGGTAAGGTTGGAGAGGCGCAGGACATCGAGGTTGCGGTCCCAGTCATCGGCGACCGGGCCGGGATCGAGCACCGTCACCGGACCGCCGGGACGGAAGGGCCCAACGGTGACCGGGCGCCCCGCAGCACGCGGATTGGCGAGCGCATCGGCAAGCCGCAGCGATCCGTTCAATTCGAAATTGTCGCTGAGCGCGGTGACATAGAACCGCGTTTCGACCGCATCGCTCAGCCTGAAGCCGATATTGCCATGGCCGTAGAGGCTGCGAACGTCGGAGTGCTCGCGG
Encoded proteins:
- a CDS encoding PepSY domain-containing protein, yielding MANRPRLARWSMSKHQWLALIGGISLFIWGLSGMAHIAMVLFGPQQAEFMPPMRAVDMSAAQPVETVLAKAGIAKATAVKVVVGKDANLLQVTQTPMAARRYFELGTGAELAGYDPRQAKFIARHYLKDTRPVAEIVHQTAFDADYPWVNRLLPVWRVRFAGGDRLTAYVHTETGSLAAVNNVTKTRMQTVFRWLHSWEWVPPQLEWLRVVVITLMVGSLAALAVTGILLLVAIRRGKRLPGSKGWHRAMGYVLALPLLMFSISGIIHLVQSAFERPTSQMRMSPPVNVADARYPIERDWAEVAAGLEVASLSLVEAPDGRPLYRLGLAQSRDAMPKGEHDHSAHQGHTMPMGDTAIRNARFDGISPTGPALYVDAATGRPWPQGDRALAKALGRGFSGAPDSAITSMEVVTRFGPDYDFRNKRLPVWRIDYGAPVNATLFVDTTTGVLADRTENWQKPERYIFSFIHKWNFLFPIGRVGLNVVVGVFVILLLGFMAGIGLVLDRRRRRTRT
- a CDS encoding TonB-dependent receptor family protein — protein: MKNTAILRAALLGGAALAIVSPALAQGVGQRTDPVIVVTASATGTPTSPSVEEARQRLERIPGGVGLVEDNVFAEDFAQSIGDVLIFTPGVFADTSAQRESRISIRGSGLNSGFERRGLTVLRDGVPISRASGATEFQEIDPLTIRYLEVFKGANGLQFGAASLGGAVNIVSPTGRTARSNFAGRIEGGSFNTLRGNVSAAGVSGSTDYYIGLTGLRDDGFREHSDVRSLYGHGNIGFRLSDAVETRFYVTALSDNFELNGSLRLADALANPRAAGRPVTVGPFRPGGPVTVLDPGPVADDWDRNLDVLRLSNLTAITLGSSTLEIGGWYTRRKLDHAITRFAGIIDQKEDEFGVSLRALGEFTLLGDTVSRWTLGGSYAKANNRARRHRNRNGERAGLTNESDQDSTNLTAFGQLDLGLTQRLTAVLGGQYVKVVRDVDAILAEVSGRGEYEQFSPRFGLLYALSDTAQLYANINRSFEPASLADLTSGGSRPFAPLTEQRATTYEIGSRGQADFVAWDISLYRSEVENEFLDFGVPGTNGFVSFTDNADRTIHQGIELGLDVYVARARLAARGQAFTLRAAYTFNDFRFDDDVTYGDNRLAGVPRYLFVSEARFEQKDSWYVSANLRWVFDGPWADFANTERAPGYELVGLTAGVDVLPGVRLFGSVENLFDTVFISNVATNANQSLERAAIYTPGVGRAIYGGITAQF